The genomic segment GAAATAAAATCTCTGCTATACCCTGACCGTAAAACTCAGGGTCAACAACAATCCATAAAAGCTCCATTACAGAATCAGCAAGAAAATTCTCTGAAAAAAGAATAAATCCAAGTAAATTCCCATTTTCAAAAATTCCTATTCCCTCGTATTCCCCCCTTTCAATTCCATCAAAAACACATAAACAGGTCTTTATGTCCTTTTCATTGAAATCAGGAGTTCTATTTAATATATCAAGAAGAGAAGACCTTACCTCTTTTGAGAGTTTTGTTACTTTTAATTCAAGAGTTTTCATAATTTTCTTCTCTCACAAGCTCTTTCTATTAATCTTTCTATAAAATGAGAATATGAAATTCCTCTAAATTCAAGGGCTTTATAAAAGCCAGAATCCCTTGAAATATCAGGATTGGGATTTGCTTCAATAAAATAAATTTCGCCTTTAAAATCCATTCTTAAGTCTATCCTACCGTAGTCCCTCATTTCAAGTATATTAAAAATTTTTAAGGATATATTTTCAATTTCTTTTTCCTTTTTTTTATCAATTTCAGCTGGATAAATAACAGGGGTCAAGGCATAGTCTTTGCTTTTTTTATCCCATTTTGAACTGTAGGTTAAAATTCTTGGCTCTGTTTTAAAGATAACCTCACCTATTCCTATTACCTTATCATCAAAAATTGAAACATTAAATTCCCTTCCATCAATATATTCTTCAGCAAAAAATAAAACATTATATTTTTCAAGTTCTTTAATCCTTTTTTTATAATCTTTTTCATTAAAAATTAAATTTTTCTTTTCAATAAGAAAACTTGAATCACTTTTTCTTGGTTTTAAAATAAGAGGAAAAAAAATTTCATCTTCCTCTCCTACCACAAAAAATTTAGGAGTTTTAATTCCATAATTTTTTACTAAAATTTTTGCCTTTATTTTATCAAGACATAAAGAAAAGGATTCAGGAGGAGAACCGGTATAAGGAATTTCCAAGGTTTCAAGAATACCTGCTACCCAGCTTTCACCTTCAGGTTTTCCTTCAAAATCTTCACACAAATTAATAACAACATCAAAACCTTTCTTTTTTAAAATGTCTATCCAATCAAGTTTTCTATCAACAGGTAATAAAAAAACTTCGCAGGAAAGGTTTAAAAGTGTATCTTTAACAAGGCTAACCTCATCCATAACAGAAGCTCTATCAGGTAAATCTGACTCCTTAGGCTCGTTGTAAAGAATACAGATTTTTTTATTTTTTAATACCATATCTCTCAAAGGCACTCTCTAAAATCTTTTCTATGATCTCTCTATAGCTTAAACCCATTTTATAAGCCATAATCGGAAAATCACTTGTTTCAGGATTAAGACCAGGAAGCGGGTTTATTTCAAGAAAATAGGGGTTAAAATTTTCGTCAAGCCTGAAATCAAACCTTGAAAAATCTCTTAAATCAAGGGCTTTAAAAAGTTTTAAAACATACCTCTTTATTTCCCTTTTCTTTTCTTCCGGTATTTCAGGTGGAACAATATATTCAACCTCCTCCTTATAATTTCTCTTAACTTCAAGGGAATAGAGAAAATCTTCTTCCTTTAATCTTTTTGGTCTTATCTCCATCAATCCAAAGAATTTAATTTTTTCATTTCCAATTATACCTACGGTTACTTCTTTTCCTGGCACAAATTTTTCAACAAGCACTGGTTCCCTATATTTCTCCAGAAGTTCTTTTGCTTTTTCTTTTAATTCATCGATACTATATACCTTTGAGGAAAGTCTTAATCCTATGCTTGAACCCTCATTTTTTAATTTCAAAATACAGGGAAAATCTTTAAATTTAAAATTTTTAAGTTCCTTTAAACTTTTAATAACCTTAAAACTCGGTGTTCTCACACCTATGGATTTAGCAAATCTCTTACATAGCTCCTTGTCTAAGGTAATACTTAAAGCAAGGGGGTCAGAACCTGAATAAGGGATATTAAGCATTTCACATACTGATGGAACATGTCCTTCCCTTGATCTTGTTCCAAACCCTTCAGCAATATTAAAGATAAAATCAACCTTTTCCTTTAAAATTTTCTCTATAAAATCTTTACCACTACCCAAAAGTATAGTTTCAAAACCAAAACTTTCTATCGTTTTTTTAAGAGAATTAACAGTTATTTCTGAATCAAACTCCTCAAATATATCCTCGGGCAAATGAGCAGGTACTTCTTTAGGTTTTAAATCATAGGCTATTCCAATTTTCATAGAAAAATTTTAACTTAATTTTTAATTAAACTATTTTCTGCTTCTTCTTCTTTCTATTCGATAAGTTTTTTCAGGAATTAAGTATTCCTTTTCACCCTTTAAAAGACCAAAGATACCCTCTTTATTTATACCTTTTTGCCTTCCTTCTCTTTTAGATCCATTCCAGGTATAGGATATTATCATACCTTCATAGTTTCTGAGAACAATCCTGTCCTCTGACATTGAGATAACATAATTTGGCATAACAGGAATTTTACCACCTCCATGGGGTGCATCAACAACATAAGTGGGAATAGCAAGTCCTGAAATATGCCCCCTTAAACCTTCAATTATCTCTATTCCTTTATAAACAGATGTTCTGAAGTGAGAAACCCCTTTTGTAGGGTCACAGTGGAATAAATAATAGGGTCTTACCTTTATCCTTAAAAGAGCTTTTAAAAGTTCTCTCATTGTTTCCACATTATCATTTATTCCCTTTAATAAAACAGACTGGTTATTAACAGGTATTCCACACTTTAATAAATTTAAAACTGCCTTTTTAGAAAGTTCGGTTATTTCTTTTGGATGGTTAAAATGGGTATTCAGCCATAGAAAATCATATTGGGATAAAAGATTTAATAGCTCTGGATCAAACAGTCTCATAGGAAGAGTCACAGGAACTCTTGAACCAAGTCTTACTACCTGTATAGAAGGAATAGTTTTTAGTCCGTCAAGTATAAATTTAAGTTTCAGAATTGGCAGGGTTAGAGGATCTCCACCTGAAAGAATTATATCGTTTATTTCAGGATGTTCTCTTAAATAGTTCAAAACCTTATCAAATTCCTGATAAACTTTAACAGTTCCGCCTTTACCGAGCAATCTTTTTCTTGTGCAGTGCCTGCAATAAGTTGTGCAGAAATTTGTTGTAATAAGTAAAGCTCTATCAGGATATCTGTGAATTAAACCAGGGGCAGCCTCATCCTCCTCCTCTTCAAGAGGGTCCCTAACACCTTTTTCATCATGTAATTCATCAATTGTAGGGATTGCCTGCTTTCTTATTGGATCATTAGGATCCTCCGGATCTATAAGGGAAAGATAGTAAGGAGATATGAGTATTGTATATTTTCTTGCAACAAGTCTTATATCTCTTTTTTCCTTTTCAGTTAAAAAGGGAAAAGCTTCAAATAATTGTTCAGGAGTTCTGATTAAATTTCTGATCTGCCATTTATAGTCATAGAAAAGTTCAGGTGGAACATCTTGATAAAATGGCAATTTTTGCCAGAAGTATTTTTCTTCCTTTTTGAGAAGGACAGGCGAGGGGGGAGGCTCGTCCCCCCTTAAAGTATCCTTGTTTTTATCTTCTTTTATTATTTCCATTTTTATCCTTTTAAAGTTTTATTTTACTTAACAAAATTTTCAGTTAATAATAATAAAACAAAAAAAAACAATTTGTCAAGAGTTTGTGGAAAACTTTTTCAAAAATAAATTAAAATTCAATATGTCCTTTGAAAAAGAAATAGGTGAAAAAATAAGAAAAATAAGAAAAAGTGAGGGTTTAACTTTAAAGGAACTTTCCCTGAGATCAGGTTTAACAAAGTCAGCCCTTTCCCAGATTGAAAGGGGCAAAATAACTCCATCAATTTCAACTTTTAAATCAATTCTTGATGCCCTTGGTCTTTCCTTCTCTGAATTTTTTGAAAAAGAGGAAAAGGGAGTATTTTTTAAATTTGGAAAATTTGATTATAAATATATTGAGAAGGCAAATATAAATCTTACCCTTTTAACGCCTTTCGGGAGAAACAAATCCTTTGACATTTTAAAAGTTGAGATTCCTCCCTTTACATCCACAAGGGTAGAATCACCGCATCAAGGAGAAGAGGGGGGTTTTGTTCTAAAGGGAGCTGTTTATTTTCAGTTTGGAAAAAAGAAAATTAAAGTGGAAAGGGGTGAAAGTTATTTTTTTTATCCTGATAAAATTCATTTTTTTGAAAACAGATCTAAAAACAAATCCGCTATCATAATACACATAGT from the candidate division WOR-3 bacterium genome contains:
- a CDS encoding D-alanine--D-alanine ligase, encoding MKIGIAYDLKPKEVPAHLPEDIFEEFDSEITVNSLKKTIESFGFETILLGSGKDFIEKILKEKVDFIFNIAEGFGTRSREGHVPSVCEMLNIPYSGSDPLALSITLDKELCKRFAKSIGVRTPSFKVIKSLKELKNFKFKDFPCILKLKNEGSSIGLRLSSKVYSIDELKEKAKELLEKYREPVLVEKFVPGKEVTVGIIGNEKIKFFGLMEIRPKRLKEEDFLYSLEVKRNYKEEVEYIVPPEIPEEKKREIKRYVLKLFKALDLRDFSRFDFRLDENFNPYFLEINPLPGLNPETSDFPIMAYKMGLSYREIIEKILESAFERYGIKK
- a CDS encoding ATP-grasp domain-containing protein, producing the protein MVLKNKKICILYNEPKESDLPDRASVMDEVSLVKDTLLNLSCEVFLLPVDRKLDWIDILKKKGFDVVINLCEDFEGKPEGESWVAGILETLEIPYTGSPPESFSLCLDKIKAKILVKNYGIKTPKFFVVGEEDEIFFPLILKPRKSDSSFLIEKKNLIFNEKDYKKRIKELEKYNVLFFAEEYIDGREFNVSIFDDKVIGIGEVIFKTEPRILTYSSKWDKKSKDYALTPVIYPAEIDKKKEKEIENISLKIFNILEMRDYGRIDLRMDFKGEIYFIEANPNPDISRDSGFYKALEFRGISYSHFIERLIERACERRKL
- a CDS encoding KamA family radical SAM protein codes for the protein MEIIKEDKNKDTLRGDEPPPSPVLLKKEEKYFWQKLPFYQDVPPELFYDYKWQIRNLIRTPEQLFEAFPFLTEKEKRDIRLVARKYTILISPYYLSLIDPEDPNDPIRKQAIPTIDELHDEKGVRDPLEEEEDEAAPGLIHRYPDRALLITTNFCTTYCRHCTRKRLLGKGGTVKVYQEFDKVLNYLREHPEINDIILSGGDPLTLPILKLKFILDGLKTIPSIQVVRLGSRVPVTLPMRLFDPELLNLLSQYDFLWLNTHFNHPKEITELSKKAVLNLLKCGIPVNNQSVLLKGINDNVETMRELLKALLRIKVRPYYLFHCDPTKGVSHFRTSVYKGIEIIEGLRGHISGLAIPTYVVDAPHGGGKIPVMPNYVISMSEDRIVLRNYEGMIISYTWNGSKREGRQKGINKEGIFGLLKGEKEYLIPEKTYRIERRRSRK
- a CDS encoding GNAT family N-acetyltransferase, giving the protein MKTLELKVTKLSKEVRSSLLDILNRTPDFNEKDIKTCLCVFDGIERGEYEGIGIFENGNLLGFILFSENFLADSVMELLWIVVDPEFYGQGIAEILFQEFLNEVNRRKIRMIVLETQEKHKRARRFYEKMGFKKEAEIKDFYKIGEAKEIWVKIL
- a CDS encoding helix-turn-helix domain-containing protein; the encoded protein is MSFEKEIGEKIRKIRKSEGLTLKELSLRSGLTKSALSQIERGKITPSISTFKSILDALGLSFSEFFEKEEKGVFFKFGKFDYKYIEKANINLTLLTPFGRNKSFDILKVEIPPFTSTRVESPHQGEEGGFVLKGAVYFQFGKKKIKVERGESYFFYPDKIHFFENRSKNKSAIIIHIVSPPNIDIF